The genomic region GTCTTAAAACCAGAACATGGAAAAAGAAAATAAACATAATAAGGATTTAGGTTTTCAAGTACCTCAAGACTTCTTTAAAAATTTTGAAGAAGATATGATGACGCAATGGAATCTAGAGGAAAAACTAGGTAAAGAAACTGGTTTTGAGGTACCTGATGGTTATTTTGAATCTCTAGAAGAACAATTAATTCCAGTAGTTGATGATAAGGTAAGACATCTACCTAAAAAATCTAATTTTACAACTTTCTTATATCCAGTTCTTGCGATAGCTGCCATGTTAGCTATTGTTTTAACCTTCAATACTGGAAATGAACCTATAGATATCGCAAGTGTAGAAACATCAGTGCTTGAAGATTATCTTATCGAAGAGTCTTTTTTATATGATGACACGACCGTGGATATTTTATTTGCAGATAATGATATACTAGATGACATCAGTCTTACAGAAAGTCTAGATACAGACGTATTGTATGATTATCTAGAAGAAGAAATGGAGTTAAACGAAATTATTACAGAATGAAAAGTATATATTAATAATAGTCGTACTTATAAGTACTATAGGGATGGCGCAAGGACCTGAAGGCGATAGAGATAATCATCGTCGTATGAATAAAGAGAAAATTGAAGCACTAGCGGTAGCTTACATCACAGAGCAGTTAGAATTAACACCAGATGAAGCAGGCAAGTTCTGGCCAGTTTTTAACAAACTGAGAGAAAAGCGTCACTCTTTAGAGCGCAAAAAGAAAGCCTTGATACGTGAAATGGAATCTAAAGTAGATGCACTAACAGATAACGAGGCGTCTAACTATGTGAGTAAAATTACAGATTTAGACAATCAAATTCATGCTGCTAGTTATGAGCAAAATAGCAATGAGATTATTAAAATAATAGGAGCAAAACGTTTTTTAAAACTCATGAAAGCTGAAATGGATTTCAGAAAAAAAATGCTAAGAGAATATAAAGAACGTAGAGGTAGAGACAGACCTTAAACAACTGTCGATTTATTTGATTTATTAATGGATAAGAGCCTTTTCAAAAAGCAATTGAAAAGGCTTTTTTAGTTTTTAAAATTTAATATCAAAGCTTAAATTTGAATTAAAATTAATTATCATGAAAAAGTTCTTTTTAATCTTTTTAGTAATAGGATTAGCATCGTGCAATCAACAAGATACTACGACTACTACAGAGGCGACTGATGGTATTAAAAGTAGTCAGGCATATCAAGAGTATGTCCTAGCCTATAATGAATATCAAGCTTGTAAAGAAGAGCGACCAGGAATAACTAATGCCTACATGAATAAAGAGCTTACCGCTCCAGAATTTGAAAAAGCACTAGAGAAGAATGCTAAAATGTGTGCTCTTAAAAAACAAATCTTTAATACCAGATGGCAAATGTTACAGACAGAATATGATAAACTATCTGAAGAATATCAAATCAAAACAGACTAGTCTTTAAATTCTGTTATTTCCGTAATATTTTCTACAGACTTTCCATCATAGATAACCGTCCATCCCATAGAATTGCTCAAAACAAAAATGCGTGACAGTTCTAGTAATAATCTGTCATCTGCGTTTTTAAGGATATCACTATTCCTAATTTGACGCTCAATATCTTTTGATATCTTTTGTTTCATACTATTGAAATCCTTTGCCTCAAAGGTGTTGAGTATACCATTATCCAACTGGTAAAGACTTAAATTAGGATTAATGTTGATAATGGGCTCGGGTAGTTTTGAAAAGATGATTTGTTTATTCTCAGCGTCTACAGAGTATTCTAAATTTTTGAGGTTATAAATGACTTGTGCTTTGGCATTTGAAACCACAAGTGCTTTTTTCTTACTAGCAAAGAAATCCCAGCCATAGGACTTTGTGTTTTCATAAGTATACACTTTACCGTAATTAACTTCAGTTACTATAAGTTTACTCACATTACGCACTTCTTTTCCAATAAGTTCTGTTTGCGCAATAAGATTTTCCTGATCAGTCTTATAACCTTTTATGTAGTCATAAATCAAAACAATGGCAAGCATCATCAAAGCGCCTAGAACTAGTGTTTTTAAATTTTTCATAATTGAATATGAGGATATTTTTGTTGTAGGTTAGCTAGTGAGTTTTCAATCTGTTCCAGATGCAAATCAACGTTGGATGGTCTGTGTGCGACAAGTTTACGATGTTTATCCACGGC from Nonlabens arenilitoris harbors:
- a CDS encoding DUF4230 domain-containing protein; this translates as MKNLKTLVLGALMMLAIVLIYDYIKGYKTDQENLIAQTELIGKEVRNVSKLIVTEVNYGKVYTYENTKSYGWDFFASKKKALVVSNAKAQVIYNLKNLEYSVDAENKQIIFSKLPEPIININPNLSLYQLDNGILNTFEAKDFNSMKQKISKDIERQIRNSDILKNADDRLLLELSRIFVLSNSMGWTVIYDGKSVENITEITEFKD